A single genomic interval of Arctopsyche grandis isolate Sample6627 chromosome 8, ASM5162203v2, whole genome shotgun sequence harbors:
- the LOC143915150 gene encoding uncharacterized protein LOC143915150, which yields MTRMRKPVTSVTSRQRTRHTTMMISKTIAPMSASVLRRLTVVEMQRFADLDEDDDDDDEEEEEDEVPYFDRDKFETYAPRFKGIGGVPISRWIEHMEEFAKFFHWTPLEQLVYGRIYCVGTARMFLDSEGIIISWTILKQKLIEEFQWDDEELVFEEREMLAQAEPIDSDSSGAGETPDDEPRVTGPVRNRENRERLSSRCYNCSGRGHLAADCRFKTRGTRCFNCNEFGHISAQCNSTKTKTVLTIQEEIREPVSIPIQEEIREPVSILTQEDEANMADGDVNMADVSVNSDGLHRKRPLQQRASREMSAQRELIVSNNEEDDANMADGDVNMADVSVNSDGLHRKRPLQQRASREMSAQRELIVSNDEEDDANMADGGVNLADGSMDGDGLQRGRLWDYGDIPFSNTDEPPDDQFGKGSKDYSHLKNSEDENKEEEKHKDKEKDMAKSQEGLRDPVKISTPKDTVFTFKLGRSRIDVNSMEKKIEPWIEKRLTGCISELEPICVDFIYGKLLAEYLWGDGRFLGQSQRIAEGIG from the coding sequence aagcccgtgacgtcggtgacgtcacgtcagcgaacacgccacacgacgatgatgatatccaagacGATAGCGCCAATGTCAGCGTCAGTTttacgtcggctaactgtcgtggagatgcagaggttcgcggacttagacgaagatgatgacgacgacgatgaagaggaagaagaagacgaagtgccatattttgacagagacaaattcgagacttacgcgccacggtttaaggggattggcggtgtgccaatcagccggtggattgagcacatggaagaatttgcgaagttcttccactggacgcccctggagcaactggtctacgggagaatatattgcgtaggaacagcgagaatgttcctggattcagaagggataattatatcatggactatccttaagcagaagctgatagaagagttccagtgggatgacgaagagctcgtctttgaagaacgagaaatgcttgctcaagcagagcccattgactccgattcaagtggggccggtgaaacaccagacgacgaacccagggtgacggggcccgtgagaaaccgtgaaaaccgagaaagactgagttcacgatgctacaattgtAGTGGACGTGGTCACttagcagccgactgtaggtttaagacgagaggaactcgttgtttcaattgtaacgagtttgggcacatatcagctcaatgtaacagcaccaaaacaaagactgtcttgacaatacaagaagaaataagagaaccagtcagtattccaatacaagaagaaataagagaaccagtcagtattctaacacaagaggacgaggcgaacatggctgatggagatgtaaacatggccgatgtaagtgtgaacagtgatggtttgcacagaaaaagacctttgcagcaacgggcttcacgagagatgtctgctcaaagagaactcattgtttccaataatgaagaggacgatgcgaacatggctgatggagatgtaaacatggctgatgtaagtgtgaacagtgatggtttgcacagaaaaagacctttgcagcaacgggcttcacgagagatgtctgctcaaagagaactcattgtttccaatgatgaagaggacgatgcgaacatggctgatggaggtgtgaacctggctgatggaagtatggacggtgatggtttgcaaagaggaagactttgggactacggagacataccgttttcaaatacagatgaaccacccgatgatcaatttggaaaaggatctaaggattatagtcatttgaagaattctgaagatgagaataaagaagaggagaaacataaagacaaagagaaagatatggctaaatcacaagaaggattaagagacccagtcaaaatttcaacaccgaaggacactgtattcactttcaagctcggtcgtagtcggattgatgttaattcaatggaaaagaaaatagaaccatggattgagaaaagacttactggatgtatcagtgagctagaaccaatatgtgttgacttcatttatggtaaattactagcagaatatctgtggggtgacggcagattcctcggacagtcacagagaatcgccgagggcattggatag